The genomic region TACCGTAGCGCGATGAGGATCGCAAAGGATGATCTTTGCTCCCATATCGATCAATTTATCCACGAAGAACAATCTACTCTCAAACATTTTCTGATGAATAAGTACACTTCCTCTTGCCTGAGTTGCAGTCACCAAAATGATACTTAAAAGATCTGGTGTAAATCCAGGCCATGGAGCATCACTAATATTCATGATAGAACCATCAATAAAACTTTGCACTTCATATCCATTTTCATGTGCAGGAATATGAATATCGTCCCCTTTCTTCTCAACAGTAATTCCAAGTTTCCTGAAAGTAGTTGGAATAATGCCCAGCATCTCCCAGTTTACATTTTTAATGGTGATATCACTTTTTGTCATCGCTGCCAGACCTATCCATGATCCTATTTCAATCATATCTGGTAGAACAGTATGCTCACAACCTCCCAGTTTTTCAACACCTTCTATAGTAAGTAAATTAGACCCAACTCCGCTAATATTAGCACCCATTGAGTTCAACATCTTACAAAGTTGCTGCAGGTAAGGCTCACATGCCGCATTATAAATTGTAGTAGTTCCCTTTGCAAGGACTGCTGCCATCACAATATTAGCAGTACCTGTAACTGAAGCTTCTTCCAAAAGCATGAAATCACCTTTCAGGCCTTTTGGAGCTTCCACACCATAAAATCTTTCCTCTTTATTATATCTGAAATCGGCTCCCAATTTCATAAAACCTTCAAAATGGGTATCAAGCCTTCGTCTTCCAATTTTATCCCCTCCCGGTTTCGGAATGAAACCTTTTCCAAATCTTCCCAGCATAGGACCAACGATCATGATAGATCCTCTTAATCCACCGCCATCAATTTTAAATTGCTCACTGTTGAGATAATCCATATTTAGATCATCACTCTGGAAAGTATAGCTTCCTTTACCGATCTTTTCAATTTTTACACCTAAATTGCGCAAAAGATTGATAAGTTTATTTACATCAAGTATATCTGGAATATTATGTATTGTTACTTTTTCATCGGTTAACAATACAGCACACAGAATCTGCAGTGCCTCGTTTTTTGCTCCCTGGGGTTGAATTTCCCCGCTCAAACGATGACCACCTTCAATTTGAAAAGTTCCCATTAAAAGTTGTTGAATTTAGTAGCGTTTGCGACCACCTTTACTACGGCCGCCTTTTTTTGTGTTCTTGGTATATTTTTTCTTTCCTCCACTGCCTCTTATAAGTTCTGAAGCTTGACTTAGATCTTCATCAAGAAGATTTTTAGGATTGATCTTCCCATTGCTAAGATCCTTAAGATGTTCGAAGATCACATCATCATCAACTGAATCTCTATTCCAGTTCAGGTAAGATTTTTTCATATGATTGGCTATGGTAAGAACCAAAGCTTCTTTGAATTCGCCTTCTTCGTAATCTTTTGCCGCATCTATCATCCTTTTAATATTGTTTCCGTAGAAACGATACTTGGGATTATTCTCAGGATATTGCAGCATGTCTGGCCTTTCTGCCAGCATTTCCCTTGTTGGCTTTGGAAAAGGTGAGTCAACGTTAAGTTTAAAATCACTTATAATAAATAACTGATCCCAAAGTTTATGCTGAAAATCTGGTACATCCCTCAAGTGAGGATTCATGTTTCCCATTACTGCTATAATTGAATTCGCGACCTTATTTCTTTCATCGTCGTCTTCAATGCTCACAGCATGCTCCACCATTTTTTGAAGATGTCTGCCGTATTCGGGAATTATCAATTTACTCCTTTCAGAGTTATATTCTAATGCGTTTGTCAAAATTGAAGTTTAATTAGGTAATTACTGAAGTTATACTCCTGCCTGCAAAATACTAAATATTACCAAAGAACCACAATAAAAAGGATTCTTTTATAGCGTGGTTAAAGAGATATTACGCCTTCCACTTTTATGGCAACTTCTTTATATTTTTCAATCACATGATCTGGATTTTTCATTCTAACGTTGATGGAAACACTGGTATACTTTCCCTTTTTAGATTGCTTCGTTTCAATCACAGCTCCCATATTGTTAAAAATGCCCTGCACCTGTGAAATTTGATCTCCTTTGGTTGGGACAATAAATTTATAAAGATATTCAGAAGGCCACATAGCCGTATCCTGAAGTTGCTTTTTCAATTTGGCGTAAAATTCTTCCGGATTCTTGGATTCACTCATAATTTTTCTCCTTCGTTTAATTGCAAAGATACAAGTAATGATAGCATTTTTATAATCAAATTCAAATGTCGAAATTTGCGCCGTGAAAAATAGAAAAATTGTAATTACCGGTGGTCCGGGAACAGGTAAATCTTCCATCATTCATAAACTGGAAGAAAAAGGAGAAAAATGTCTGCATGAAATCTCCAGGCAGGTAACCCTTGAGGCTCAGAAGGAAGGTATAGACCAGCTTTTCCTAAAAAAACCATTGTTATTCAGTGAAAAGCTTCTTGAAGGCAGGCTTAATCAGTTCAATGAGGCAAAAGAGCACCAATCTGATCATATATTTATAGACCGGGGTCTACCAGATGTAGTTGCCTACATGGATTATTTCGACACGAATTACCCGGATTTTTTCCATAGAACCTGCGAGATCAATCGTTACGATATCATTTTTATCCTGCCTCCCTGGAAGGAAATCTACACCAGTGATAACGAACGATATGAGAGTTATGAGGAAGCCTTAAAAATTTCGTCTTATCTTTATTCTACTTATAGGAGGTATGGATACGATCCAATTGAAGTTCCAAAACTCAGTGTGGAAGAGCGTACAACCTTTATATTAGATAAGATCTAAAGTAATTTGCAGGAGGAGGCTTTAAAAATATTAGAAAAATACTGGGGCTTCCGGGAATTCAGGCCGCAACAGCTCGAGGTCATCCAATCTATTCTCGCGGGAAAGGACAGCTTAACCCTTTTCCCTACCGGAGGAGGAAAATCCATTTGCTTTCAGGTGCCGGCC from Gramella sp. MT6 harbors:
- a CDS encoding DUF493 family protein, which translates into the protein MSESKNPEEFYAKLKKQLQDTAMWPSEYLYKFIVPTKGDQISQVQGIFNNMGAVIETKQSKKGKYTSVSINVRMKNPDHVIEKYKEVAIKVEGVISL
- a CDS encoding ATP-binding protein; the protein is MKNRKIVITGGPGTGKSSIIHKLEEKGEKCLHEISRQVTLEAQKEGIDQLFLKKPLLFSEKLLEGRLNQFNEAKEHQSDHIFIDRGLPDVVAYMDYFDTNYPDFFHRTCEINRYDIIFILPPWKEIYTSDNERYESYEEALKISSYLYSTYRRYGYDPIEVPKLSVEERTTFILDKI
- a CDS encoding DUF4290 domain-containing protein, encoding MTNALEYNSERSKLIIPEYGRHLQKMVEHAVSIEDDDERNKVANSIIAVMGNMNPHLRDVPDFQHKLWDQLFIISDFKLNVDSPFPKPTREMLAERPDMLQYPENNPKYRFYGNNIKRMIDAAKDYEEGEFKEALVLTIANHMKKSYLNWNRDSVDDDVIFEHLKDLSNGKINPKNLLDEDLSQASELIRGSGGKKKYTKNTKKGGRSKGGRKRY
- the murA gene encoding UDP-N-acetylglucosamine 1-carboxyvinyltransferase gives rise to the protein MGTFQIEGGHRLSGEIQPQGAKNEALQILCAVLLTDEKVTIHNIPDILDVNKLINLLRNLGVKIEKIGKGSYTFQSDDLNMDYLNSEQFKIDGGGLRGSIMIVGPMLGRFGKGFIPKPGGDKIGRRRLDTHFEGFMKLGADFRYNKEERFYGVEAPKGLKGDFMLLEEASVTGTANIVMAAVLAKGTTTIYNAACEPYLQQLCKMLNSMGANISGVGSNLLTIEGVEKLGGCEHTVLPDMIEIGSWIGLAAMTKSDITIKNVNWEMLGIIPTTFRKLGITVEKKGDDIHIPAHENGYEVQSFIDGSIMNISDAPWPGFTPDLLSIILVTATQARGSVLIHQKMFESRLFFVDKLIDMGAKIILCDPHRATVIGHDFTSQLKATTMTSPDIRAGISLLIAALSAKGTSTIHNIEQIDRGYEHIVERLQGIGAKITRLE